One genomic segment of Hypomesus transpacificus isolate Combined female chromosome 5, fHypTra1, whole genome shotgun sequence includes these proteins:
- the cdc42ep2 gene encoding cdc42 effector protein 2, whose product MSTKAPIYLKRRSRKGKKEKLRDILSSDMISPPLGDFRHTIHIGSGGGEDDLFGDLSFLQGKFHLLPGQQGHSLSQRSSMYGEPFQFSRTASVSGHTPSSESSPLLKNAFSLPVIGGVQAITLPLNSAPPPAPQSPQSAAPPPKPPRLHLDDRALPSGQGPSSPSTQSPCGMARFSPPLPRVSSVDDVCIQDPYVEDDSQEHSYMSHAGSLLSLHLDLGPSILDDVLQIMDSHRLNGLNSTCLQGGMQGIYT is encoded by the coding sequence ATGTCCACCAAGGCCCCCATTTACCTGAAGCGGCGGAGCAGGAAGGGGAAGAAGGAGAAGCTGCGGGACATCCTGTCCTCGGACATGATCAGTCCTCCGCTGGGGGACTTCCGCCACACCATCCACATCGGCAGCGGCGGCGGCGAGGACGACCTCTTCGGGGACCTGTCCTTCCTGCAGGGGAAGTTCCACCTGCTCCCGGGCCAGCAGGGCCACAGCCTGTCCCAGCGCTCCAGCATGTACGGAGAGCCCTTCCAGTTCAGCCGCACGGCCAGCGTCAGCGGACACACGCCCTCCTCGGAGAGCTCCCCCTTGCTGAAGAACgccttctctctgcctgtcatcGGGGGGGTGCAGGCCATCACCCTGCCCCTCAACTCCgcacccccccctgccccccagtcgCCTCAGAGTGCAGCTCCTCCGCCCAAACCCCCCAGACTGCACCTGGACGACAGGGCCCTCCCCTCTGGCCAGGGTCCCTCCTCTCCGTCAACCCAGTCGCCCTGCGGCATGGCCAGGTTCAGCCCACCCCTGCCCAGGGTCTCCTCGGTGGATGACGTGTGCATCCAGGACCCCTATGTGGAGGATGACAGCCAGGAGCACTCCTACATGTCCCATGCtggctccctgctctccctgcaCCTCGACCTGGGCCCCTCCATCCTGGACGATGTCCTGCAGATCATGGACAGCCATCGTCTGAACGGGCTTAACAGCACCTGTCTGCAAGGGGGCATGCAGGGGATCTACACCTGA